In Lutra lutra chromosome 5, mLutLut1.2, whole genome shotgun sequence, a single genomic region encodes these proteins:
- the CCNO gene encoding cyclin-O, which translates to MVTPCPTSLVSPAARAGKRDHDQNLRAPVKKSRRPRLRRKQPLQPLNPCPLPGDSGVCDLFESPSSGSDGADSPAASAALGCSPLPAPAQQFAQLDLQTFRDYGQSCYVFRKARESHFHPRESLARQPQVTAESRCKLLSWLIPVHRQFHLSFESLCLTVNTLDRFLTTTPVAADCFQLLGVTSLLIACKQVEVHPPRVKQLLALCCGAFSRQQLCNLECIVLHKLHFSLGAPTISFFLEHFTHARVEAGQAEVSEALEAQALARGVAELSLADYAFTSYTPSLLAICCLALADHMLQLPHPVDLGLGGHAEATVQDCLGKLQLLVAINETSLTHMLPFQILEKCSLSPKLK; encoded by the exons ATGGTGACCCCCTGCCCCACCAGTCTCGTGAGTCCCGCCGCCCGGGCCGGGAAGCGGGACCACGACCAGAACCTCCGCGCCCCGGTGAAGAAGAGCAGGCGCCCACGCCTCCGGAGAAAACAGCCGCTGCAGCCGCTGAACCCGTGCCCGCTCCCCGGAGACTCCGGTGTTTGCGACCTGTTCGAGTCCCCCAGCTCCGGGTCTGATGGTGCAGACAGTCCCGCAGCATCCGCGGCGCTAGGCTGCAGCCCCCTACCCGCTCCTGCCCAGCAGTTTGCGCAGCTAGATCTACAGACCTTCCGTGACTACGGTCAGAGCTGCTACGTCTTCCGCAAGGCGCGGGAGAGCCACTTCCACCCGCGGGAGTCGCTGGCGCGGCAGCCACAA GTAACGGCGGAATCCCGCTGTAAGCTGCTTAGCTGGCTGATCCCAGTGCACCGCCAGTTCCACCTCTCCTTCGAATCCCTCTGCCTGACGGTGAACACTCTGGACCGCTTTCTTACCACCACGCCTGTGGCTGCAGACTGCTTCCAGCTGCTTGGGGTCACGTCCCTGCTCATCGCTTGCAAACAG GTGGAGGTGCACCCGCCGCGCGTGAAGCAGCTCCTGGCCCTGTGCTGCGGCGCCTTCTCTCGGCAACAACTCTGCAACCTCGAGTGCATCGTGCTGCACAAACTCCACTTCAGCCTGGGCGCGCCAACCATCAGCTTCTTCCTGGAGCATTTCACGCATGCTCGTGTGGAGGCCGGGCAGGCTGAGGTCTCAGAAGCCCTGGAGGCACAAGCCCTGGCACGTGGTGTGGCGGAGCTGAGCCTGGCCGACTATGCCTTCACCAGCTATACTCCCTCCCTGCTGGCCATCTGTTGCCTGGCGCTGGCTGACCATATGCTACAGCTCCCGCACCCTGTGGACTTAGGCCTAGGCGGGCATGCTGAGGCCACAGTGCAGGACTGCCTAGGCAAGCTGCAGCTACTAGTGGCCATAAATGAGACCTCCCTGACTCATATGCTGCCTTTCCAGATCCTCGAGAAGTGCAGCCTTTCTCCgaaattgaaatga
- the LOC125101171 gene encoding uncharacterized protein LOC125101171: MVQPGGRSTTPRLATNRRRAPESASKLLAGCSLRSLQRRGGATPDRAHPPGPAFRRASRVTQVTEPGVRRELRAPPGVGVGRRLGGVCAEARRGAGLLWGQKDFPRRYLPVEVQLVLQVLSPFRPAVIQAGPWDPVSLLALVSGSRPSTGSPALCIWELVQPPRQALMLKTKDCLANIRQQVSTPLTLAAHLPHQTNLTFKPQLKAPTVILPQLLDCDGGRKNTFANSTLFSRVSGLGLVLRGGQLC; this comes from the exons ATGGTGCAGCCCGGTGGCCGCTCTACGACTCCTCGCCTTGCGACAAACCGAAGGCGCGCTCCAGAGTCCGCA AGCAAGCTACTGGCAGGGTGTAGTCTGCGCAGCCTGCAGCGGAGAGGAGGAGCTACGCCCGACAGAGCGCACCCGCCCGGTCCTGCCTTTCGGCGCGCGTCCCGCGTTACCCAGGTAACGGAGCCCGGGGTGCGCCGAGAGCTGCGCGCGccgccgggggtgggggtggggcggcggCTAGGTGGAGTGTGCGCAGAAGCCAGGCGTGGGGCTGGACTGCTCTGGGGCCAAAAAGATTTTCCTCGCCGTTATCTCCCCGTCGAGGTCCAGCTAGTCTTGCAAGTGCTATCACCTTTCAGGCCGGCTGTAATTCAG gccggaccctgggatccagtATCCCTACTTGCGCTGGTCTCGGGGAGCAGACCCTCCACAGGTTCTCCTGCGCTGTGTATCTGGGAGCTAGTGCAGCCTCCCAGGCAGGCACTCATGCTCAAAACCAAAGACTGCCTCGCGAACATCAGACAGCAGGTCTCAACTCCTCTAACACTTGCTGCACACTTGCCACACCAAACCAA TCTGACGTTCAAGCCTCAGTTGAAAGCTCCCACCGTCATCCTGCCCCAACTCTTGGACTGTGATGGAGGTAGGAAGAATACATTTGCTAACAGTACGTTGTTTAGCAGAGTAAGCGGGTTGGGCTTGGTACTTAGAGGTGGACAGCTTTGTTAG